Proteins encoded together in one Apteryx mantelli isolate bAptMan1 unplaced genomic scaffold, bAptMan1.hap1 HAP1_SCAFFOLD_20, whole genome shotgun sequence window:
- the LOC136996034 gene encoding olfactory receptor 14J1-like, with the protein MFNGSSFAEFLLLAFVDTQELQFLHFTLFLGIYLAALLGNGLIITAVACDHRLHTPMYFFLLSLSLLDLGTISVVVPRSMANSLWNTRVISYLGCAAQVFVFFVSAEYSLLTVMAYDRYVAICKPLHYSTLMGSRACVKMAAAAWGSGFLHALLHTSNTFSIPLCQGNVVDQFFCEIPQILKLSCSDSYLREAGLLVVSAFLLFGCFIFIVLSYVQIFTAVLRIPSEQGRHKAFSTCLPHLTVVSLFVSTAVFACLKPPSLSSPALDLVVTVLYSVVPPAVNPLIYSMRNKELKEALRKVISWTF; encoded by the coding sequence ATGTTCAATGGTAGCTCCTTTGCTGAGTTCCTCCtgctggcatttgtggacacacaggagctccagttcttgcacttcacactgttcctgggcatctacctggctgccctcctgggcaatggcctcatcatcacagctgtagcctgcgaccaccgcctccacacccccatgtacttcttcctcctcagcctctcccttctcgaccttggcaccatctctgtcgtTGTCCCcagatccatggccaattccctctggaacaccagggtcatttcctacttgggatgtgctgcccaggtctttgtcttctttgtgtcagcagagtattctcttctcactgtcatggcctatgaccgctacgttgccatttgcaaacccctgcactacagcaccctcatgggcagcagagcttgtgtcaaaatggcagcagctgcctggggcagtggttttctccatgctctcctgcacacttctaatacattttcaatacctctctgccaaggcaatgttgtggaccaattcttctgtgaaattccacagatcctcaagctctcctgctcagactcctaccttagGGAAgctggccttcttgtggttagtgcctttctattatttgggtgtttcattttcattgtgctgtcctacgtgcagatcttcactgctgtgctgaggatcccctctgagcagggacgacacaaagccttttccacgtgcctccctcacctgaccgtggtctccctgtttgtcagcacggccgtgtttgcctgcctgaagcccccctccctctcctccccagctctggatctggtggtgactgttctgtactcagtggtgcctccagcagtgaaccctctcatctacagcatgaggaacaaggagctcaaggaggcactgaggaaagtgatttcatggacattttaa